A genomic window from Streptomyces sp. NBC_01429 includes:
- a CDS encoding SAVED domain-containing protein — MTRSAPRIELRQAAYEVIGSATAQQLPRETGGILLGYQEDANVVVTHALVVEGQGATTHRYVRDDVKANTLLAEFLAQRADDDPTGYVGEWHSHPAPSGPSPTDLAAMRAMAREHDGPIALLIYAPGGTTPFSGLITRRPRWGRVTSKAATVLPPPQRFKALGPLPKGAVRPDGAVFISYRQSDGSPQAESIENLLRAAGLVVWRDRTDLRAGTTTDRLEQALTQGLSAAVLVVTPDIVHSDIVRERELPRLLQLDEDPAFSLCIANKTARAGSDTRCDYDAPDRLLRLAPSRTLADKKQSNMVQPSGEGEIVRDLLMHRVEQRKPAIHSQNRAFTIRVQTRPAPFAMDAGEDDLHIRIRAASDGRLPLREGLQLLQTTLPLTSDAVYAASAQTVRVFGGAHLSVALALGAALPETKIGNVEVVDTRGAQWTSAENGDDPLTSELHTQPVDLEQAQTPNSHDRVAIFLSLTANPDQTAFKQLSHESSDGFAAAAVISVAGADRLDPREAARLSTAAAQQIKALAAHSGRAEVHLAFHGPYTMALLVGRYLNTLRTVVYEWDGATPGRPSYTPALVLEPGVNGGPITEVMLGQ, encoded by the coding sequence GTGACCCGGTCGGCACCACGCATCGAGCTGCGCCAGGCGGCATACGAGGTCATCGGGTCCGCGACCGCGCAGCAGCTGCCACGGGAAACGGGTGGCATCCTCCTCGGCTATCAGGAAGACGCCAACGTCGTTGTCACCCATGCCCTAGTGGTCGAGGGACAAGGAGCGACCACCCACAGGTACGTGCGCGATGACGTCAAGGCGAACACGCTCCTCGCAGAGTTCCTGGCCCAGCGAGCGGACGACGATCCAACCGGCTACGTCGGCGAGTGGCACAGCCATCCCGCACCGTCCGGACCGAGCCCGACGGACCTTGCCGCGATGCGGGCAATGGCCCGGGAACACGACGGCCCGATCGCACTCCTCATTTACGCTCCCGGCGGGACGACCCCCTTCTCCGGGCTGATCACCCGACGCCCACGATGGGGACGCGTCACCAGCAAGGCAGCAACGGTCCTTCCGCCACCACAGAGATTCAAGGCGCTAGGGCCACTGCCCAAGGGCGCGGTCCGGCCTGACGGCGCGGTGTTCATCTCCTACCGGCAGTCTGACGGGTCCCCGCAGGCCGAGTCGATCGAGAACCTGCTGAGGGCCGCCGGTCTCGTCGTGTGGAGAGACCGTACCGACCTGCGCGCCGGCACAACGACCGATCGCCTCGAGCAAGCCCTGACCCAAGGGCTTTCAGCAGCCGTGCTCGTCGTGACACCGGACATCGTCCACAGCGACATCGTTCGAGAACGTGAGCTCCCTCGGCTGCTCCAACTGGACGAGGACCCCGCCTTCAGCCTATGCATCGCGAACAAGACCGCCAGAGCGGGAAGCGATACACGGTGCGACTACGACGCACCGGACCGACTCCTAAGACTCGCTCCCTCCCGGACCCTCGCCGACAAGAAGCAAAGCAACATGGTCCAGCCGTCCGGCGAGGGCGAGATCGTGCGCGACCTGCTGATGCACCGAGTCGAACAACGCAAGCCCGCCATTCACAGCCAGAACCGCGCCTTCACGATCCGAGTCCAGACCCGCCCCGCGCCCTTCGCCATGGACGCGGGCGAGGACGACCTGCACATCCGCATCAGGGCCGCCAGCGACGGGCGTCTGCCGTTGCGAGAGGGACTTCAGCTCCTGCAGACCACACTGCCCCTGACCAGCGATGCCGTCTATGCCGCCAGCGCGCAAACCGTACGCGTCTTTGGCGGAGCTCACCTGTCGGTAGCCCTGGCCTTGGGAGCCGCCCTGCCCGAGACCAAGATCGGAAATGTCGAGGTGGTCGACACTCGCGGCGCTCAGTGGACGTCTGCAGAAAATGGTGACGACCCACTGACCAGCGAACTTCATACGCAACCAGTCGACCTCGAACAAGCGCAGACACCCAACAGCCACGACCGCGTCGCGATCTTCCTCAGCCTGACTGCCAATCCAGATCAGACCGCATTCAAGCAGCTCTCGCACGAGTCCAGCGACGGCTTCGCCGCGGCCGCCGTGATCTCCGTCGCCGGGGCAGACCGACTCGACCCGCGCGAGGCCGCACGCCTCAGCACGGCTGCCGCACAACAGATCAAAGCGCTTGCCGCACACAGCGGCCGTGCGGAGGTGCATCTCGCTTTCCACGGCCCCTACACGATGGCTCTGCTCGTAGGGCGATACCTCAACACACTGCGCACCGTCGTCTACGAGTGGGACGGTGCTACCCCTGGGAGGCCCAGCTACACGCCAGCTCTCGTGCTTGAGCCAGGTGTCAACGGCGGACCGATCACAGAGGTCATGCTCGGCCAATAG
- a CDS encoding YdcF family protein yields MSDSQQVITEDQWHQAKAIWDYHQMHHQAHPADVAIGLGSHDLGVATRAAELYHAGLFPTLVFTGGNSPTTAKVFPRGEAVHFREHAIDLDVPASAILLEPHAANTGQNITLAREVLADAGITPEKVLLVSKPYMERRSYATARKLWPEVEMVCASETLEFDDYLKSIGDEKLVVDMLVGDLQRVIEYPKLGFAIEQEVPEDVHAAYESLIHAGFTSRLIAS; encoded by the coding sequence ATGAGTGACAGCCAGCAGGTCATCACCGAAGACCAGTGGCACCAGGCCAAGGCGATCTGGGACTACCACCAGATGCACCACCAGGCCCACCCCGCGGACGTGGCGATCGGCCTGGGCAGCCACGACCTGGGGGTGGCCACGCGCGCCGCCGAGCTGTACCACGCGGGTCTCTTCCCCACGCTGGTCTTCACCGGCGGCAACAGCCCGACCACCGCCAAGGTCTTCCCACGCGGCGAAGCGGTCCACTTCCGCGAGCACGCCATCGACCTCGACGTCCCCGCCTCAGCGATCCTGCTGGAGCCCCACGCCGCGAACACCGGGCAGAACATCACCCTCGCCCGCGAGGTCCTGGCCGACGCCGGCATCACCCCGGAGAAGGTGCTGCTGGTCTCCAAGCCCTACATGGAACGGCGGTCGTACGCCACCGCCCGCAAGCTGTGGCCCGAGGTCGAGATGGTGTGCGCCTCGGAAACCCTGGAGTTCGACGACTACCTCAAGTCCATCGGCGACGAGAAGCTCGTGGTGGACATGCTCGTCGGCGACCTCCAGCGGGTGATCGAGTATCCGAAGCTCGGGTTCGCCATCGAGCAGGAGGTCCCGGAGGACGTGCATGCTGCGTACGAATCCCTCATCCACGCCGGCTTCACCAGCCGCCTCATCGCTTCCTGA
- a CDS encoding nucleotidyltransferase, whose amino-acid sequence MAHLKQQFKGALSSIEPGDDKTNAPEAHRLVRDALKADAKLVEYGVSPVLIGSYKRNVSIRRIKDVDVFVRLPDVPSDVTSADVLDRFFKVLHAEFATDADGHRRTKRQDRSLQVSFPEYDLYVDAVPARPYGDGTWEIPQKGDENEWVRTNPDGLTELSSTMNADHDEYYVPTVKLLRQTRRALLGTKKPGGFFIEMAAYQAFASGTVSGNDQAEYYVSALREVSKIIENFVTYGIAVTDPTLSGHTIHIRATDDELDTACTRFNDAATSAATALAEEDTGKAALAFRKLLGKNGDGDMVFPMPPDFNEDGSKTASAISPGARVVPAGKRTFG is encoded by the coding sequence ATGGCTCACCTCAAGCAGCAGTTCAAGGGTGCGTTGAGCTCCATCGAGCCCGGCGACGACAAGACCAACGCGCCAGAGGCGCATCGCCTCGTCCGTGACGCCCTCAAGGCTGATGCCAAGCTCGTCGAGTACGGCGTCAGCCCGGTACTGATCGGCTCCTACAAGCGCAATGTGTCGATCCGCAGGATCAAGGACGTCGACGTGTTCGTGCGCCTGCCCGATGTCCCGAGCGATGTCACGTCGGCAGACGTCCTCGACAGGTTCTTCAAGGTCCTGCATGCGGAGTTCGCCACCGACGCAGACGGGCACCGGCGCACCAAGCGCCAGGACCGGAGCCTGCAAGTCTCCTTCCCGGAGTACGACCTCTACGTCGACGCGGTGCCTGCCCGCCCCTACGGGGACGGAACCTGGGAGATCCCCCAGAAGGGCGACGAGAACGAGTGGGTGCGCACCAACCCAGACGGGCTGACCGAACTGTCGAGCACGATGAACGCGGACCACGACGAGTACTACGTACCGACCGTCAAACTGCTTCGCCAGACTCGTCGCGCCCTGCTCGGCACGAAGAAGCCGGGCGGATTCTTCATCGAGATGGCCGCCTACCAGGCGTTCGCCTCAGGCACAGTCTCGGGCAACGACCAGGCGGAGTACTACGTCTCGGCTCTCCGGGAGGTCAGCAAGATCATAGAAAACTTCGTGACCTACGGCATCGCGGTGACCGACCCGACCCTGTCTGGACACACCATCCACATCCGCGCGACGGACGATGAACTGGACACCGCGTGTACGCGGTTCAACGACGCCGCGACGTCGGCAGCAACTGCGCTCGCCGAGGAGGACACGGGCAAGGCCGCGCTGGCGTTCCGGAAACTGCTGGGAAAGAACGGCGATGGAGATATGGTCTTCCCAATGCCCCCCGACTTCAACGAGGACGGCAGCAAGACGGCATCCGCGATCTCGCCCGGTGCCCGCGTCGTACCTGCCGGCAAGAGGACTTTCGGGTGA
- a CDS encoding ThiF family adenylyltransferase has protein sequence MTSAEFDEYVAYARLHFEEGLIRAGFQEMEAGWEGPVPHLAGTTRVVIDLQPRFPFRPPRVVPIDHDTVPWSWHRDPDGALCLVAEEDHDELWWTEAPAFLEHVTAWFDHADTGWTDDRPDLDLDRYFHQSADRRLYLYDDLGQYLNRSVRFSPASNNTMRIRHGIRPRNALKHSKDRFGFVADLGEVDVPPRTWADICARLGSNADLDRRIRQQSVAVVVLVYQRGTHEGAIVLDVTPTKEGGTAVTRLRSGADTEAARSARAGVLVADLRESKVAVVGVGALGSFIADMLVRSGVRHLTLIDDDVVMPGNLVRHLVGPDAVGLPKAEAVKRHLVRHNEAPAAGIDTINSALTSGADAVDHLRNHDLVVNATADFATTALLHVSALTLGTRVLSAALQNDGRTYRIDVLPPIGAAAPLSPSTTRADAEAPQLFEAGCGSPISQTPPHAVIEAAAATVRHAVGLLVNRPLHPAGETCHLHSAQQGSHHQ, from the coding sequence GTGACCTCTGCCGAGTTCGACGAGTACGTCGCCTACGCGCGGCTGCACTTCGAGGAGGGCCTGATCCGCGCCGGGTTCCAAGAGATGGAAGCTGGGTGGGAAGGGCCTGTCCCGCACTTGGCGGGCACGACTCGTGTAGTGATCGACCTGCAGCCCCGCTTCCCGTTTCGGCCGCCGAGGGTGGTGCCGATCGATCACGACACGGTGCCCTGGTCCTGGCACCGTGACCCGGACGGCGCGCTGTGCCTGGTTGCTGAAGAAGATCACGACGAGCTGTGGTGGACGGAGGCACCTGCATTCCTCGAACACGTCACAGCATGGTTCGATCACGCGGACACCGGATGGACGGACGATCGGCCCGACCTCGACCTCGACCGGTACTTCCATCAGTCCGCGGACCGGCGCCTCTACCTCTACGACGACCTCGGCCAGTACCTCAACCGCTCCGTCCGCTTCAGCCCGGCCAGCAACAACACGATGCGTATCAGGCACGGCATCCGTCCCAGGAACGCCCTTAAGCACAGCAAGGACCGCTTTGGGTTCGTGGCCGATCTCGGCGAGGTCGACGTGCCGCCGCGAACCTGGGCAGACATCTGTGCCCGGCTCGGCTCGAACGCGGATCTGGACCGCAGAATTCGCCAGCAGTCGGTCGCGGTCGTCGTGCTGGTTTACCAACGAGGCACCCACGAGGGCGCGATCGTGCTGGACGTAACGCCCACGAAGGAGGGCGGCACGGCCGTCACACGTCTGCGCTCGGGCGCAGACACCGAGGCCGCCCGGTCCGCTCGCGCAGGCGTCCTCGTTGCCGATCTGCGTGAATCCAAGGTTGCCGTGGTCGGCGTCGGCGCTTTGGGCTCGTTCATCGCCGACATGCTGGTGCGCTCCGGTGTCCGTCACCTCACTCTCATCGACGACGATGTGGTCATGCCGGGAAACCTCGTCCGCCACCTCGTCGGCCCCGACGCAGTCGGACTGCCGAAAGCCGAAGCGGTCAAGCGGCACCTCGTCAGGCACAACGAGGCACCGGCTGCAGGCATCGACACCATTAATAGCGCCCTTACCTCGGGTGCCGACGCGGTCGACCATTTGCGGAACCACGACCTCGTCGTGAACGCCACCGCCGACTTCGCCACCACCGCGCTCCTGCATGTAAGCGCCCTGACACTGGGCACACGGGTCCTGTCTGCGGCGCTTCAAAACGACGGCAGGACCTATCGCATCGACGTACTGCCACCGATCGGCGCCGCAGCACCGCTGTCGCCTTCGACGACCAGAGCCGACGCCGAGGCACCGCAACTGTTCGAAGCAGGCTGCGGAAGCCCGATCTCCCAAACGCCGCCCCACGCGGTAATCGAGGCAGCAGCGGCAACCGTCCGCCACGCCGTCGGACTCCTCGTGAACCGCCCCCTCCATCCTGCAGGGGAGACGTGCCACCTCCACTCCGCACAACAAGGCAGCCACCACCAGTGA
- a CDS encoding radical SAM protein, translating to MTVTGTPDRAASAASSTLLVASPFLAQHLLLQPGRAVGVRIPGSRYEELRAASHVGGPLPAWLVDAARQAWGTELPDGPVGDFVLVRERSPYGYAKASWEINLGCDYDCEFCYLGEKRFEGLDWAGKQQLLRTMRDAGVLWLQITGGEALIDREFGAAYEYAHQLGMMVQVSSNGSSLRKPPIRGLFARHRPYRLTLSVYGATADTYDKVTRNRGAFGRFIQGLDAAHQDRLPVRLNVIVSDDNAHEVDAMVALCERYSFPHQVFTNMSPTIDGEANPLATQAKGHIKARSVFTGCNAGRTFFHVNPHGIASVCKVGRDPSVNLVTEGVAALTRLGAIAESLQLRTGGCSGCTKVGTCRTCRPLAKLYQDAGDRRELYCQHGGYGS from the coding sequence ATGACCGTAACCGGCACACCGGATCGGGCGGCGTCTGCCGCGTCAAGCACGCTTCTCGTGGCCAGCCCGTTCCTCGCCCAGCACCTCCTTCTTCAGCCAGGCCGAGCGGTCGGTGTGCGCATTCCTGGGAGTCGCTATGAGGAGCTGCGCGCCGCGAGCCACGTCGGAGGCCCTCTGCCGGCTTGGCTTGTTGATGCCGCGCGGCAGGCGTGGGGCACCGAGCTGCCTGACGGACCGGTCGGCGATTTCGTCCTCGTGCGCGAGCGATCGCCGTACGGGTACGCGAAGGCGTCCTGGGAAATCAACCTCGGCTGCGACTACGACTGCGAGTTCTGCTACCTCGGCGAGAAGCGCTTCGAGGGCCTGGACTGGGCGGGCAAACAGCAGCTCCTGCGGACGATGCGCGACGCGGGCGTGCTCTGGCTGCAGATCACGGGCGGCGAGGCACTGATCGACCGCGAGTTCGGCGCGGCCTACGAGTACGCCCACCAGCTCGGGATGATGGTGCAGGTCTCCTCGAACGGTTCGTCCCTGCGCAAGCCGCCGATCCGCGGGCTGTTCGCACGCCATCGCCCTTACCGGCTCACGCTCAGCGTCTACGGCGCGACCGCGGACACGTACGACAAGGTCACTCGCAATCGCGGCGCGTTCGGCCGGTTCATCCAGGGTCTGGACGCGGCCCACCAGGACCGGCTGCCGGTCCGGCTGAACGTGATCGTGTCGGACGACAACGCCCATGAGGTCGACGCGATGGTGGCTCTGTGTGAACGCTACAGCTTCCCGCACCAGGTCTTTACGAATATGTCGCCGACGATCGACGGTGAAGCGAACCCGCTGGCGACGCAGGCCAAGGGCCACATCAAGGCCCGGAGCGTCTTCACCGGCTGCAATGCCGGCCGGACGTTCTTCCACGTCAACCCGCACGGCATCGCGTCCGTCTGCAAGGTCGGCCGCGACCCGAGCGTGAACCTCGTGACCGAGGGCGTCGCCGCCCTCACCCGGCTCGGCGCTATCGCCGAGTCCCTACAGCTCCGCACCGGTGGATGCTCCGGCTGCACGAAGGTCGGCACCTGCCGTACCTGCCGGCCGCTGGCCAAGCTCTACCAGGATGCGGGGGACCGACGAGAGCTCTACTGCCAACACGGAGGCTACGGATCATGA
- a CDS encoding TerD family protein produces the protein MTTALAKGCNTVLTAAACRVTLSSPTTGIDVSAVLLGQDGRVRSDDDLIFYNHAAQDGVRLSGQTIVADLAAIPETVDRVAIVASIDPELRVRYFDASSTPHAVIECGGVRSTFEPPPLMHRETVAVLVELYRRAGSWKARAVGQGWDTGLAGLASDFGIVVDDPGPTAAAPPTVTPARSRQLSPGVSPPRPVTTPARLPAPLGKVLLTKAGQATIDMRKDDPSLVVTATLEWNGGSAARRRAGADLDLYALYVPRSLVTSPGQRPVKTDQAVYYRQLGSSVAPPYIALDGDSKVPGRETITIRRPDLQGYVLLCAYSAVENGTGSFKSYGAQVVVTDGRGSTVTVPLFNNRNLSYWVAIALIDFTVPGGVEIRHVEKYSGNHVEARPTLYSSGNFRMSTGKIEFKTR, from the coding sequence ATGACTACTGCTCTTGCCAAAGGCTGCAATACCGTCCTGACTGCTGCGGCTTGCCGCGTCACCCTCAGCTCCCCTACGACGGGCATTGATGTGTCCGCTGTCCTGCTCGGCCAGGACGGCAGGGTGCGGAGTGATGACGACTTGATCTTCTACAACCATGCTGCGCAGGACGGGGTCAGGCTGAGCGGGCAGACCATCGTCGCGGATCTTGCCGCAATCCCGGAGACGGTGGACCGCGTTGCCATCGTCGCCAGCATCGATCCGGAGCTGCGGGTGAGGTATTTCGACGCGAGTAGCACCCCGCATGCGGTCATCGAGTGTGGCGGTGTTCGAAGTACCTTTGAGCCGCCGCCGCTCATGCACCGGGAGACAGTGGCTGTGCTCGTCGAGCTGTACCGGCGGGCGGGCAGCTGGAAGGCTAGGGCAGTGGGCCAGGGGTGGGACACGGGTCTGGCGGGGTTGGCGTCGGACTTCGGCATCGTTGTAGATGACCCGGGCCCTACCGCAGCGGCCCCTCCAACCGTCACACCCGCGCGAAGCCGACAGCTGTCCCCTGGGGTGTCGCCGCCGAGGCCGGTGACAACACCTGCCCGGCTCCCTGCGCCGTTGGGCAAAGTGCTCCTCACCAAGGCCGGCCAGGCGACCATCGACATGCGTAAGGACGACCCGAGCCTTGTAGTGACAGCCACTCTTGAGTGGAACGGCGGAAGTGCGGCACGAAGAAGGGCTGGAGCGGACCTGGATCTTTACGCCCTCTACGTCCCCCGGAGTCTGGTCACCTCACCCGGGCAGCGCCCGGTCAAGACGGACCAGGCCGTCTACTACCGGCAACTCGGATCGTCAGTAGCGCCCCCCTACATCGCACTCGACGGCGACTCCAAAGTGCCAGGTCGAGAGACGATCACCATCCGTCGCCCAGACCTCCAGGGCTACGTCCTGCTATGCGCTTACAGCGCGGTGGAGAACGGAACAGGTTCTTTCAAGTCGTACGGCGCTCAGGTGGTGGTCACGGATGGGCGCGGGTCCACGGTGACGGTGCCCTTGTTCAACAATCGCAACCTGTCCTACTGGGTCGCCATTGCCCTGATCGACTTCACTGTTCCAGGCGGTGTGGAGATCCGGCATGTGGAGAAGTACAGCGGCAACCACGTTGAGGCCCGACCCACGCTGTACTCGAGTGGGAACTTCCGTATGAGTACCGGAAAGATCGAGTTCAAGACGAGGTAG
- a CDS encoding helix-turn-helix domain-containing protein, whose translation MATVHHWTGLEARALRLALRLSVRAFAERLGLAVATISKWEKLRSATEPRPDTQAILDTALGRADASVHLRFETLLSEMADPGQVAAGRRVTAAGPRAWEYESWTDDLDRAVVALSRQNFTFADSLLGRWLNRFTAAELDDKGLYLYARSTALLGDLKRDQGAVLGPLSARHSYAGARSIFTQLDIPRRVAQLDLSLAVVAEMSGDLETSARTYETLAVDDRLSRRDRARARLWVGTALSKDGNHDYATRVMQAATREFEDLTEPDDWSVAHQKLALARRGVGDLTQALHFIDIARSSGSSDSPMQRVRLDTAHGHILLSDAATRDDGIRVLGQAARTAAQYGLVHQLRSIESVKASSEGPPGAPPTVIRETNA comes from the coding sequence GTGGCGACCGTGCACCACTGGACCGGCCTGGAGGCCAGAGCCCTACGGCTCGCCCTCCGCCTGAGCGTGCGTGCTTTCGCCGAGCGCCTCGGTCTCGCCGTCGCGACCATCTCGAAGTGGGAAAAGCTCCGGTCCGCGACCGAGCCCCGCCCCGACACGCAGGCCATTCTGGACACCGCGCTCGGTCGCGCCGATGCCTCCGTGCACCTGCGCTTCGAAACGCTCCTGTCGGAGATGGCCGACCCCGGGCAGGTGGCAGCCGGACGCCGGGTGACGGCTGCCGGGCCCAGAGCCTGGGAGTACGAGTCGTGGACCGACGACCTGGACCGTGCCGTCGTCGCCTTGTCCCGGCAGAACTTCACCTTCGCCGACAGCCTGCTGGGCCGATGGCTCAACCGTTTCACGGCCGCCGAACTCGATGACAAGGGCCTGTACCTCTACGCCCGATCCACCGCGTTACTCGGAGACCTCAAGCGCGATCAGGGCGCGGTGCTCGGACCACTGTCCGCACGCCACTCCTACGCGGGCGCGCGCTCGATCTTCACCCAGCTCGACATTCCCCGCCGTGTCGCCCAGCTCGATCTGTCCCTCGCGGTCGTCGCGGAGATGTCCGGTGACCTGGAGACGTCGGCCCGTACCTACGAGACGCTCGCCGTCGACGACCGGCTCTCTCGCCGTGACCGGGCCAGAGCCCGCCTGTGGGTGGGCACCGCACTCAGCAAGGACGGCAACCACGACTACGCGACCCGCGTGATGCAGGCCGCGACCCGTGAATTCGAAGACCTCACCGAACCCGACGACTGGTCGGTGGCCCATCAGAAGCTCGCCCTGGCCCGCCGGGGCGTCGGGGACCTCACCCAAGCCCTGCACTTCATCGACATCGCCCGAAGCAGCGGGAGCAGCGACTCACCGATGCAACGCGTACGGCTGGACACCGCTCACGGCCACATCCTGCTGTCCGACGCGGCGACCCGCGATGATGGGATACGCGTTCTCGGCCAGGCCGCTCGGACGGCCGCGCAGTACGGCCTCGTGCACCAACTGCGCAGTATCGAGAGCGTCAAGGCCAGCAGTGAGGGGCCGCCCGGGGCCCCGCCGACGGTGATCAGGGAGACGAACGCATGA
- a CDS encoding ATP-binding protein: protein MPESLQQFFEARRQSVRKAREFATRALDGWGLTSRTEDIRLCVSELATNAVLHGTARGHGFLVRLDIDDNCVRLEVHDSRRQQPVVREPTATDISGRGLTLVAALSDEWGVRGRTPLGKIIWSCFKTADDATQSIGPPVPNHDDRPLEVR from the coding sequence ATGCCCGAGTCGCTTCAGCAGTTCTTCGAGGCCCGCCGCCAGTCCGTACGCAAAGCACGGGAGTTCGCCACCAGAGCGCTGGACGGCTGGGGCCTGACGAGCCGCACCGAGGACATCCGCCTATGCGTCTCCGAACTCGCCACGAACGCCGTTCTCCACGGCACCGCCCGCGGGCACGGCTTCCTCGTCCGGCTCGACATCGACGACAACTGCGTACGCCTGGAAGTGCACGACAGCCGTCGCCAGCAGCCCGTCGTACGCGAGCCGACCGCCACAGACATCTCCGGGAGGGGCCTGACGTTGGTGGCCGCGCTTTCCGACGAGTGGGGAGTGAGGGGCCGTACGCCGCTCGGGAAGATCATCTGGTCCTGCTTCAAGACCGCGGACGACGCCACACAGTCGATCGGCCCTCCCGTCCCAAACCACGACGACCGCCCTCTGGAGGTCCGATGA
- a CDS encoding ImmA/IrrE family metallo-endopeptidase, whose product MTPPSAPHPFAPDEVLPPGDTLKEQLDALGIPQADLARRTGLSTKHVNQVVQGSAVLTPDTALLLERAVGIPASLWNQMEAAWRTHVSRTQSREALSHRLDWLDRFSLQELVKRGILQTKERTVDNLERLLAFFGVADPEVAENVWGSYRTAFRRSTVLTPDDYATAVWLRQAELRAREIPCAPYDRAVLLELLPQLRALTVEEPAVWRTEIPRLCARAGVAVVFVAAPPNSHVSGVTRWLTPEKVGVALSGRFKKDDHFWFTVFHELGHVLLHGKRLTFIDNTSRDDDTTPEGDRSEDEADDFARETLIPPEHAAAYKQLAQRPMPFTNITAFARRAGIAPGIVVGRLQHDGVLDWKYGSKLKRPIEISLSGDLAAG is encoded by the coding sequence GTGACTCCGCCCTCCGCCCCGCACCCGTTCGCACCGGATGAAGTCCTGCCTCCTGGTGACACGCTGAAAGAACAGCTCGACGCCCTTGGCATTCCCCAGGCGGACCTTGCCCGCCGCACCGGGCTGTCGACCAAGCACGTCAACCAGGTCGTCCAGGGCAGCGCTGTCCTTACCCCCGACACTGCCCTTTTGCTGGAGCGGGCCGTCGGAATCCCGGCTTCGCTGTGGAACCAGATGGAGGCCGCCTGGCGCACCCATGTCAGCCGCACCCAGAGCCGTGAAGCCCTTAGCCATCGCCTCGACTGGCTCGACCGCTTCTCCCTGCAGGAGTTGGTCAAACGCGGCATCCTGCAGACGAAAGAGCGCACGGTGGACAATCTCGAGCGTCTGCTGGCGTTCTTCGGGGTCGCCGACCCAGAGGTTGCAGAGAACGTGTGGGGCAGTTACCGAACTGCCTTCCGGCGTTCCACCGTCCTCACGCCGGACGACTACGCCACCGCCGTCTGGCTGCGCCAGGCTGAACTCCGAGCACGTGAAATCCCTTGCGCACCCTACGACCGCGCGGTCCTGCTTGAGCTACTTCCCCAGCTGCGAGCCCTGACCGTCGAGGAACCCGCCGTCTGGCGCACCGAAATCCCGCGCCTCTGCGCCCGAGCCGGCGTCGCGGTGGTGTTCGTTGCCGCGCCCCCCAATAGTCACGTGTCCGGCGTCACCCGATGGCTCACCCCTGAGAAGGTCGGAGTCGCCCTCAGCGGCCGGTTCAAGAAGGACGACCACTTCTGGTTCACCGTCTTCCACGAGCTCGGCCATGTCCTCCTGCACGGCAAACGCCTCACCTTCATCGACAACACGAGCCGTGACGACGACACGACCCCCGAAGGAGATCGCAGTGAGGACGAGGCAGACGACTTCGCCAGGGAAACCCTCATCCCGCCCGAGCATGCGGCCGCCTACAAGCAACTTGCCCAGCGCCCCATGCCCTTTACCAACATCACAGCCTTCGCCCGTCGGGCTGGCATCGCCCCAGGCATTGTTGTCGGTCGCCTCCAGCACGACGGCGTCCTGGACTGGAAATACGGCAGCAAGCTGAAGCGCCCCATCGAGATCAGCCTCTCCGGCGATCTCGCCGCGGGCTAG
- a CDS encoding aminoglycoside phosphotransferase — protein MSRIPFDQLPADVRQAVTDKTGPVHQAVTMTGGMNSGVASVLETESGSVFVKGIASDHAQVAAQRREAEIAPHLPTSCPRLYWHLEVDGWSLLGYEVLSGRHADYSPGSADLVLVEAALTELQRITAPADVEIKDAMDRWADYAPPGTLQHFSGNTLLHTDFAPHNVLIADGRARLIDWAWPTRGAAWIDPGTLALRLMDAGHPAENAIAFAGRFPSWRNTDPEALTAFGSASAALWQEIAEEDQTPWKQRMAKRAAAFRLALL, from the coding sequence ATGTCTCGCATTCCCTTCGATCAGCTCCCAGCCGACGTCCGCCAGGCTGTCACTGACAAGACCGGCCCCGTGCATCAGGCGGTGACCATGACCGGCGGCATGAACTCCGGCGTCGCCTCCGTCCTGGAGACCGAGAGCGGCAGCGTTTTCGTGAAGGGCATCGCGAGTGATCATGCGCAGGTCGCAGCACAGCGCCGCGAGGCGGAGATCGCCCCCCACCTGCCCACGTCCTGTCCCCGCCTGTACTGGCACCTGGAAGTCGATGGATGGAGCCTTCTCGGATACGAGGTCCTCAGCGGTCGCCACGCCGACTACAGCCCCGGCTCCGCCGACTTGGTGCTCGTAGAAGCCGCGCTCACCGAACTGCAACGGATCACCGCTCCGGCCGACGTCGAGATCAAGGACGCGATGGACCGCTGGGCGGACTACGCTCCGCCTGGAACTCTCCAGCACTTCAGCGGCAACACCCTGTTGCACACCGATTTCGCACCGCACAACGTCCTGATCGCCGACGGGCGTGCTCGCCTCATCGACTGGGCGTGGCCAACGCGCGGTGCGGCGTGGATCGATCCAGGCACCTTGGCACTGAGGCTCATGGACGCCGGCCACCCGGCGGAGAACGCGATCGCGTTCGCAGGCCGCTTCCCGTCGTGGCGGAACACCGATCCGGAGGCGCTGACGGCATTCGGTTCCGCATCTGCCGCGCTGTGGCAGGAGATCGCCGAGGAGGACCAAACGCCCTGGAAGCAGAGGATGGCCAAGCGGGCCGCTGCGTTCAGGCTCGCACTCCTCTGA